A genome region from Musa acuminata AAA Group cultivar baxijiao chromosome BXJ3-5, Cavendish_Baxijiao_AAA, whole genome shotgun sequence includes the following:
- the LOC103983768 gene encoding non-specific lipid-transfer protein A-like has translation MKVAPAGILLVLAFALVVVEPTRAFTCIQVETCLTPCLAYLTGQQPAPTPACCDGVRRLKNMGITPAERQFACNCVKHAAAHFPNLKDDAVSDLPRLCATPLPFPISLEFDCSKIPN, from the exons ATGAAGGTAGCACCTGCAGGCATCCTCCTCGTCCTCGCATTTGCACTCGTGGTGGTCGAGCCAACCCGTGCTTTCACTTGCATCCAAGTCGAGACGTGCCTGACTCCGTGCCTCGCGTACCTGACGGGGCAGCAGCCGGCGCCGACGCCGGCGTGTTGCGACGGTGTTCGGAGGCTCAAGAACATGGGCATCACCCCCGCCGAGCGCCAGTTCGCATGCAACTGCGTGAAGCATGCGGCGGCGCACTTCCCCAACCTGAAAGACGACGCGGTCAGCGACCTGCCGAGGCTGTGCGCCACGCCGCTTCCCTTCCCCATCAGCTTGGAGTTTGACTGCTCCAA GATTCCAAACTAG
- the LOC103983690 gene encoding polyamine oxidase 3 translates to MENRCDVNGVNKASCYLNSERKQSRSPSAIVIGGGFAGIAAAHALKNASFQVVLLESRDRIGGRVYTDHSFGFPVDMGAAWLHGVCKENPLATWIGRLGLPIYQTSGDNSVLFDHDLESYALFDADGRQVPQELVQKVGEVFESILKEANKVRHETTEDMSVAQAIALVLERDPDLRQEGLANNVLQWYLCRMEGWFATDADNISLKNWDQEVLLPGGHGLMVRGYRPIINTLAKGLDIRLSHRVTKIVRGKKGVEVTVNNDKSFFADAAIITVPLGVLKAKSIKFEPRLPEWKEAAIDGIGVGVENKIVLHFDKVFWPNVEFLGVVSSTSYGCSYFLNLHKATGHPVLVYMPAGRLAQDIEKMSDESAAKFAFSQLKVILPDVTEPIQYLVSRWGRDENSLGSYSYDAVGKPRDLFERLRIPVDNLFFAGEATSIKYTGTVHGAFSTGLMAAEECRMRVLEKYGDLENLEMFHPSMDEEAASISVPLLISRM, encoded by the exons ATGGAGAATCGCTGTGATGTCAACGGCGTCAATAAAG CCTCTTGCTATTTAAATTCTGAGAGAAAGCAATCTCGTTCTCCTTCTGCCATTGTCATCGGTGGTGGATTTGCAGGGATTGCAGCTGCTCATGCTCTGAAAAATGCATCTTTCCAG GTTGTGCTTTTAGAATCACGAGATCGGATTGGTGGCCGAGTTTACACTGACCACTCATTTGGTTTTCCTGTAGACATGGGGGCAGCTTG GTTGCATGGCGTCTGCAAAGAAAATCCATTGGCAACTTGGATAGGAAGACTTGGTTTACCAATTTATCAAACTTCTGGTGATAATTCTGTTTTGTTTGATCATGACCTGGAGAG CTACGCACTTTTTGATGCTGATGGACGACAAGTCCCTCAAGAACTAGTCCAAAAAGTTGGTGAGGTGTTTGAAAGTATTTTAAAAGAG GCCAACAAAGTTAGGCATGAAACCACCGAAGACATGTCTGTAGCACAGGCTATTGCACTTGTTCTGGAGAGAGATCCAGATCTAAG gcAAGAAGGACTTGCAAACAATGTGCTGCAGTGGTACCTGTGCCGAATGGAAGGTTGGTTTGCTACAGATGCTGACAACATCTCATTAAAGAACTGGGATCAG GAAGTTCTGCTTCCTGGTGGCCATGGTCTTATGGTTCGTGGTTACCGTCCTATCATTAATACACTAGCGAAAGGCCTTGATATTCGTCTCTCTCATCG AGTCACAAAAATAGTGAGGGGTAAAAAGGGAGTAGAAGTCACTGTCAACAATGATAAGTCATTTTTTGCTGATGCTGCTATCATAACTGTACCTCTGGGGGTTCTCAAGGCCAAATCCATCAAATTCGAACCAAGACTTCCTGAATGGAAAGAAGCAGCTATAGATGGCATTGGTGTTGGGGTAGAGAACAAAATTGTTTTGCACTTTGACAAGGTTTTCTGGCCAAATGTGGAGTTTCTTGGAGTAGTCTCATCCACTTCATATGGTTGCAGCTATTTCCTTAATCTTCACAAAGCAACCGGCCATCCTGTTCTTGTTTACATGCCTGCAGGTCGCCTCGCCCAAGATATCGAGAAAATGTCTGATGAATCTGCTGCTAAGTTTGCCTTTAGTCAGCTAAAAGTGATCCTTCCAGATGTCACTGAACCg ATACAGTATCTCGTGTCACGATGGGGGAGAGATGAAAATTCACTCGGCTCGTACAGCTACGATGCGGTTGGGAAACCTCGCGATCTTTTTGAGAGACTGCGCATCCCTGTGGACAATCTCTTCTTTGCTGGGGAAGCCACCAGCATCAAGTATACAGGGACCGTGCATGGTGCCTTTTCCACTGGGTTGATGGCAGCCGAGGAGTGTCGGATGCGTGTCCTAGAAAAATATGGTGACCTGGAAAACCTGGAGATGTTTCACCCATCTATGGATGAAGAAGCTGCATCGATCTCAGTCCCATTACTGATATCCCGTATGTAA
- the LOC135637712 gene encoding aminomethyltransferase, mitochondrial-like translates to MRGGGLWQLSQCLARRLARSKPGAMPRAFATAPAAETVELKKTALHDFHVEHGGKMVPFAGWSMPLQYKDSIMDSTLHCRAAAGLFDVSHMCGLSLRGRDCAPFLETLVIADVAGLRPGTGTLTVFTNERGGAIDDSVVTKVGDDHIYLVVNAGCRDKDLAHIGAHLEAFKAKGGDVEWHIHDERSLLALQGPMAAPVLQLLMKDDLSKIYFGEFRTLDINGAHCFLTRTGYTGEDGFEISVPSEHAVDLTKAILEKSEGKVRLTGLGARDSLRLEAGLCLYGNDMEQHTTPVEAGLSWAIGKRRRAEGGFLGAEVILKQLQEGPPVRRVGFFSNGPPPRSHSEILSSSSGEKIGEVTSGGFSPCLKKNIAMGYVESGFHKPGTEVKIVIRGKANDGIVIKMPFVPTKYYKPS, encoded by the exons ATGAGAGGAGGCGGCCTCTGGCAGCTCAGCCAATGCCTCGCCCGCCGCCTCGCCCGATCCAAGCCCGGCGCCATGCCCCGCGCCTTCGCCACCGCCCCCGCTGCGGAGACGGTGGAGCTCAAGAAGACGGCGCTCCACGACTTCCACGTCGAGCACGGCGGCAAAATGGTGCCTTTCGCCGGGTGGAGCATGCCGCTGCAGTACAAGGACTCGATCATGGACTCCACCCTCCACTGCCGCGCCGCCGCCGGCCTCTTCGACGTCTCCCACATGTGCGGCCTCAGCCTCCGCGGCCGCGATTGCGCCCCATTCCTCGAGACCCTCGTCATCGCTGACGTCGCCGGCCTTCGCCCTGGCACCGGGACCCTCACCGTCTTCACCAACGAGCGCGGCGGCGCCATCGACGATTCCGTGGTGACCAAGGTGGGAGACGACCACATCTACCTGGTGGTAAACGCCGGGTGCAGGGACAAGGACCTGGCGCACATCGGCGCGCACTTGGAGGCCTTCAAGGCCAAAGGAGGGGATGTGGAGTGGCACATTCATGATGAAAGGTCTCTGCTTGCGCTCCAG GGTCCTATGGCTGCACCAGTTCTCCAGTTATTAATGAAAGACGATCTAAGCAAAATCTATTTTGGTGAATTTCGCACATTGGACATCAACGGAGCCCATTGTTTCCTCACAAGAACTGG CTACACAGGTGAAGATGGATTTGAAATCTCGGTTCCATCCGAGCATGCCGTAGATCTTACAAAGGCAATTCTGGAGAAATCTGAAGGGAAGGTGAGGTTGACAGGTTTAGGTGCTCGTGACAGTCTCCGTCTCGAAGCTGGCCTATGTCTCTATGGCAATGACATGGAGCAGCATACCACACCTGTTGAAGCTGGGCTTTCCTGGGCAATTGGCAAGAGAAGAAGAGCAGAAGGTGGCTTCTTGGGAGCAGAAGTGATCTTAAAGCAGCTACAGGAAGGGCCACCAGTAAGGCGTGTCGGTTTCTTCTCAAACGGCCCACCCCCACGAAGCCACAGCGAGATCTTGAGTAGCAGCAGCGGAGAAAAGATCGGCGAGGTGACCAGCGGTGGATTCAGCCCCTGCTTGAAGAAGAACATAGCAATGGGGTACGTGGAGTCGGGTTTCCACAAGCCTGGAACTGAAGTCAAGATCGTCATTCGTGGGAAGGCCAACGATGGCATCGTCATCAAGATGCCCTTCGTTCCAACCAAGTATTATAAGCCATCTTAG